One Streptomyces umbrinus genomic window, CGGCTGCTCGTCCTGGAGCACCTCGTCTTCCGGGCGGAGGCCGAGATGCGGTGGCTCGACCACTGCGAGGCCCGGCTGCTGCGGCTCGCGGAGGCGGCGGCCACGGATCCGCCACAGCCGCCCACGCCGCCGGTCTGACGCGCGACGCCGGTGTGTACATGCCGGTGCGTACATGGTGGATCACGCCCGGGAGGGGGCACGAGGGTGATGAAGTGTGCGGGTGCGAGAGAATGGCGGCATGGAGATGCCGAGGAACGAAAGGTCGCCGGAGAACCCCCAGATCCTGGTCGTTGGCCAGGACGGGATGGCTCTCGGCGGCGGAGGAGACGAGGACTCCCGTGAGGTCCCGGTGACGGAGATGGTGGAGCAGCCCGCCAAGGTCATGCGCATCGGGAGCATGATCAAGCAGCTGCTGGAGGAGGTGCGTGCGGCACCCCTCGACGAGGCGAGCCGGGTCCGGCTCAAGGAGATCCACGCCAGCTCGGTCAAGGAGCTGGAGGACGGGCTCGCTCCCGATCTCGTCGATGAGCTGGAGCGGCTGTCCCTGCCGTTCACGGACGACGGCATCCCCTCGGACGCCGAACTGCGGATCGCGCAGGCCCAGTTGGTCGGCTGGCTGGAGGGGCTCTTCCACGGGATCCAGACCACCCTGTTCGCCCAGCAGATGGCGGCCCGCGCCCAGTTGGAGTCGATGCGCCGGGCGCTTCCGCCGGGTGTGGGCGGCGGCGAGGACGACGACGATCCGCGAGCGGGCGGCCGTGTCGGGGGTCCGTACCTGTAACTGCGGTCCGAACCCGAACCTGCACCCGTAACTCCGACGACTCCCATCACTCCGAACAGCGTGCGGACGAAAGGGGGGGCCCGGCAGAAATGCCGGGCCCCTTCGCGTGTCCGAACGGTCCTGGTGGGTCCGAACGGTCAAGGAATCAGGCGGGGTTGCCCGTCGACACATAGAGCTGGATCTTGGGCATGCTCTTGGGGTCGACGTCCGCTTCCGCCGCGGGGATCTGGCTCATCACCGTGTCCTGGCCGTAGGCGTTCTCGTCGACCGGCTGGCTCTCGTACTGCCAGCCCGCCGCCTGCAGGCACGCCTTCACCGAGTCCATGTTCTTGAACTTGAAGTCCGGGACCTTGATCTTGTCGGCGTCGTTGTACGACTCGTCGGGCTCCGTGCACTCGGTCTTCTCGATCTTCTTCGTGGTGTCCGGCCCCTTGTGCCCGGCCACCACGGACGCCGACGGGCTGGATTCCGTACCGCCGCCCTTGTCGTCGTCGCCCCCGCCGCCCAGCTGCAGCGCGGCGATCAGCCCGCCGACGGCGGCCAGCGCGACGACGATCGAGCCCACGAGCACCGGCATGTTGCTCTTGCGGCCGCCACCGGAGGCGGGCGACGAGGGCTGCTGCGGCGTGATCGTGTACGGCGGCGGGGTCGAGTAGCCCTGCTGTGGGGAGTACGCGGCGGTCTGGGCCGGCGTCGGGTAGCCGCCCTGCTGCGGATAGCCGTACGAAGGGGCGGGCGTGGACGAGTGCGCCGGGGTCGGCGGACCGTAGGCGCCCGGCTGGTACGGCGTCTGTACGTTGCCCTGCGGAGCCTGGGCCGACTGGTCGACCGGCGGGAACACCGCGGAGCCGACACCGGCGCCGCTCGACGTCTGGGCGCCCGGCACGATGCTCGGCGGTGCGGCCTGGAACGACTGGGCCACGCGCAGGCACTCGTCGCGCATCGACTCGGCGTTCAGGAAACGCTCGTTGGGGTTCTTCTTCAGGGCACGGGTGATCAGCGCGTCCACGGCCGGCGGCAGCGAGCGGTTGACCGAGGAGGCCAGGACGGGCTCCTCCTGGACGTGCGCATACGCTATGGCCAGCGGCGAGTCCGCCTCGAACGGCAGCCGCCCGGTGACCAGCTGGAACAGCATGATGCCGACCGAGTACAGGTCCGAGCGGGCGTCCACGCCCCGGCCGAGAGCCTGCTCCGGCGAGAGGTACTGCGGGGTGCCGACGACCATGCCGGTCTGCGTCATCGACGTCACACCGGACTGCATGGCGCGGGCGATGCCGAAGTCCATCACCTTGACGACGTTCCGC contains:
- a CDS encoding bacterial proteasome activator family protein, which codes for MEMPRNERSPENPQILVVGQDGMALGGGGDEDSREVPVTEMVEQPAKVMRIGSMIKQLLEEVRAAPLDEASRVRLKEIHASSVKELEDGLAPDLVDELERLSLPFTDDGIPSDAELRIAQAQLVGWLEGLFHGIQTTLFAQQMAARAQLESMRRALPPGVGGGEDDDDPRAGGRVGGPYL
- a CDS encoding protein kinase domain-containing protein, which gives rise to MSQDGAHGRYAGRSVAGGRYQLRDLLGEGGMASVHLAYDSVLDRQVAIKTLHTELGREQAFRERFRREAQSVAKLTHTNIVSVFDTGEEDDLDGATTPYIVMEYVEGRPLGSVLDQDIAQFGAMPADKALKITADVLAALEISHEMGLVHRDIKPGNVMMTKRNVVKVMDFGIARAMQSGVTSMTQTGMVVGTPQYLSPEQALGRGVDARSDLYSVGIMLFQLVTGRLPFEADSPLAIAYAHVQEEPVLASSVNRSLPPAVDALITRALKKNPNERFLNAESMRDECLRVAQSFQAAPPSIVPGAQTSSGAGVGSAVFPPVDQSAQAPQGNVQTPYQPGAYGPPTPAHSSTPAPSYGYPQQGGYPTPAQTAAYSPQQGYSTPPPYTITPQQPSSPASGGGRKSNMPVLVGSIVVALAAVGGLIAALQLGGGGDDDKGGGTESSPSASVVAGHKGPDTTKKIEKTECTEPDESYNDADKIKVPDFKFKNMDSVKACLQAAGWQYESQPVDENAYGQDTVMSQIPAAEADVDPKSMPKIQLYVSTGNPA